The genomic stretch GACGGTGGACCTGCTCTTCGACCGGTGTGACTCCGTCCTGATGGGCAACACCGACTGCTACCTGGCGGGCAACTACCTGGGCGGCGCCTACCGGGAGAAGGACCACTGGAAGACGGAGCTGCTGCGCTGGACGCGGGACCAGTTGGGCGGCGCGCTGCTGGAAAAGCTGGGCGCCCTGCCCTTCTCCGTGCGCTACACGCCGCGCAAGGGCCAGGACCTCTTCGTCTGCCACGCCAACCCGCGCAACCTCGAGGAGTCGCTGGACCCCACGTTGGATGACGTCGCGGTCCGCCGCTTCTTCAGCCACCTGGACGCGGCGGCCTGCGCCTTCGGGCACCTGCACTTCCCCTACCGCCGCCGCGTGGGCCGCATGCTCATCGCGGACGTGGCCAGCGCGGGCATCCCCCGGGATGGCGATTTGCGCCCCGCCTACGGCGTCTTCACCTTCACGCCCAAGGGCTGGCGGGTGCAGATTCGCCGGGTGCGCTACCCGGTGCGCAAGGCCACCCAGGCCCTCACCGCGCGCCGCGTCCCTGGCGGGCCGCTGCTGGTCCACAAGCTGGTGGAGGCGCGCTACCGCCACCACAACGCGCTGATGGAGGCCGCGCGGCGCCACTCCGGCCTGCCGCCGCCGGGCCCGGTGCTCCGCCCGCCGCCGGGGGCCGCCTCGCGCGCCGCGGCCACGCCCATGGACAGTCGCCCCTCCCCGGAGGTCGACCCCGCCTCGTTGCCCACGGACCTGGACGGCACCGTGACGGGCGCGGCGCCGCTACCCCTGGACGCGCTCAACGATTTTGAAGGGTAGACGTTGTCGCCAGTCCGTTGCTTGCGCGGGGACGCCGGGAGTGATTCACGGCGCTCACCATGTCCGCACGCGAGCTCCCGCTGCTGTTCATCCGCCACGCCGTCGCGGAGGACTCTCACGTCCTGGGCGATGAGGCGCGCGCCCTCACCCCGGAAGGCCGCGCCGCCTTCCGCCACCACGCACGCAAGCTGGCACGCCTCACGCCACTGCGCGGCATCATCACCAGTCCGCTGGTGCGCGCCGTCCAGACGGCGGAGCTGCTCGCCGAGGCCTTCGGCGTGTCCGGCGTGGAGGTCCACCCCGCCCTGCTGCCCCAGCGCGGCGCGCACAAGCGCATCGTCGACCTGGGCCGCGAGCGCGGCGCGGGCTGGGCCCTGGTGGGCCACAACCCCTCGCTGGAGCGCGCGGCCATTCGCGCCCTGGAGCAGGAGCTGCCGGACAAGCTGCGCAAGGGCGCGGCGCTAGCGCTCCATCCCCTGAAGAACGGCGGCTTCACGCTCGCGTGGTGGGCCACGCCGGGCAAGCCCGTGAAGCGCCCCGGCGACCTGCGCTGACGCGCCTCAGTGCGCCGCGCCCAGCAGGAAGGACAGGACGAGCATGGCCAGCACCGTGGCGGTGATGCCCACGTAGAGCCGGTCCTTCTGCTGGCGGAAGATGAGCAGCGACAGGGCCACCCGCATCACCGGCACGGCCATCATCACCAGCAGTCCCGCCATGACGAACGCCTGGCCCCGGGCGGCCAGCGCCCCCGCCACGACGTCCCCCAGCGTGTGCGGCACCGGGTGCGGTGAGGTGAGGCGCTGCAACGCCTCGGACGAGACGAGGTAGTCCGGGTGTCGGAAGAACGTCACGACGGTGCCCAGCGTCACCAGCGACAGGCTGGCGGCCACGCCGTACCGCAGCAAGTCACTGATGAGCAGCTCCGGCTGGAGCAGCGAGGCGTCCTCGCCGTCCTGCACCGCCGCGGTGGCGGCCTCGGGGCTTCGCGGCTCCGGCTTCGGTGCCTCGCTCATGGCGCCCACCCCTTGCGCAGCATCTCGAAGGCAACCCATAGCAGCACGCCCACGAAGAGCGCGCGCAGCCACGTGCTGTTCACCCGGGCCATCAGGTGGCGCGAGCCCAGCCACGCGCCCAGCGTGACGCCCACGCACACCGGCCCCGCGATGAACGGGTCGATGTTGCCGCGCGCGAAGTAGACGCCCGCGCTGGCCGCCGCAGTCACGCCAATCATGAAGTTGCTGGTGGCCGTGGACACCTTCAGCGGCAGCCGCATGGCCAGGTCCATGGCCGGCACCTTGAGCGCGCCCGAGCCGATGCCCAGCATGCCGCTCACCGTTCCCGCCACGTACATCAGCCCCAGGCCCACCAGCGGCCGCGTGACGCGGTAGGACACCTCACGGCCCTGCGACTCGTCCCAGTAGCTGCCGTGCAGCGCCAGCCGGTCCGCCAGCGCGTCCGCGGGCACCGGCGCCTCGGCGCTCGACCGCATCCGCCGCAGCATCACCAGCGCCGACCACGCCATGACGCCGCCAAAGACGAGGTACACGCCGCGCCCACCCACCAGCCCGGACATGAACGCGCCGCTGAGCGCGCCCGCCGTGGTCGCCAGCTCCAGGAACATGGCCACGCGGGTGTTGGCCATCCGGTCGCGGACGTAGGCCGCCGCCGCGCCGCTGGACGTGGCGATGACGGAGACGATGGACGCCCCCACCGCGTACTGGATGTCCACCTTCAGGAGCAGCGTGAGCACGGGAATCAGGATGAGTCCACCGCCGATACCCAGCAGTGAGCCCAGCAGTCCCGCGCCCACGGAAAACCCCAGGACGACGAGCATGAAGAGGAAGGGAGTCATCGAAGCTGCTCCCCATCCTCTC from Myxococcus xanthus encodes the following:
- a CDS encoding metallophosphoesterase family protein — protein: MRVAILADIHGNLPACEAVLEDIARSVAPDYIVAAGDLALRGAHPRETVDLLFDRCDSVLMGNTDCYLAGNYLGGAYREKDHWKTELLRWTRDQLGGALLEKLGALPFSVRYTPRKGQDLFVCHANPRNLEESLDPTLDDVAVRRFFSHLDAAACAFGHLHFPYRRRVGRMLIADVASAGIPRDGDLRPAYGVFTFTPKGWRVQIRRVRYPVRKATQALTARRVPGGPLLVHKLVEARYRHHNALMEAARRHSGLPPPGPVLRPPPGAASRAAATPMDSRPSPEVDPASLPTDLDGTVTGAAPLPLDALNDFEG
- a CDS encoding SixA phosphatase family protein; translation: MSARELPLLFIRHAVAEDSHVLGDEARALTPEGRAAFRHHARKLARLTPLRGIITSPLVRAVQTAELLAEAFGVSGVEVHPALLPQRGAHKRIVDLGRERGAGWALVGHNPSLERAAIRALEQELPDKLRKGAALALHPLKNGGFTLAWWATPGKPVKRPGDLR
- a CDS encoding DUF1634 domain-containing protein; its protein translation is MSEAPKPEPRSPEAATAAVQDGEDASLLQPELLISDLLRYGVAASLSLVTLGTVVTFFRHPDYLVSSEALQRLTSPHPVPHTLGDVVAGALAARGQAFVMAGLLVMMAVPVMRVALSLLIFRQQKDRLYVGITATVLAMLVLSFLLGAAH
- a CDS encoding sulfite exporter TauE/SafE family protein, giving the protein MTPFLFMLVVLGFSVGAGLLGSLLGIGGGLILIPVLTLLLKVDIQYAVGASIVSVIATSSGAAAAYVRDRMANTRVAMFLELATTAGALSGAFMSGLVGGRGVYLVFGGVMAWSALVMLRRMRSSAEAPVPADALADRLALHGSYWDESQGREVSYRVTRPLVGLGLMYVAGTVSGMLGIGSGALKVPAMDLAMRLPLKVSTATSNFMIGVTAAASAGVYFARGNIDPFIAGPVCVGVTLGAWLGSRHLMARVNSTWLRALFVGVLLWVAFEMLRKGWAP